The Bradyrhizobium guangxiense genomic sequence GCGGTCTTCGTATTCCTTGGTGCGCGCGGCGATCTTGTCGGGGTCGCCGATGTCACTGCGGAAGATGATCTCGACCGCGCCCTTGGCGCCCATCACCGCGATCTGGGCGGTCGGCCAGGCGTAGTTCATGTCGGCGCCGATCTCCTTGGAGGCCATGACGTCGAAGGCGCCGCCATAGGCCTTGCGGGTGATGACCGTGACCAGCGGCACGGTGCATTGCGAATAGGCGAACAGCAGTTTTGCGCCGTGCTTGATCAGGCCGCCATATTCCTGCGCGGTTCCAGGCAGGAAGCCCGGCACGTCGACGAAGGTCACGATCGGGATGTTGAAGGCGTCGCAGAAGCGGACGAAGCGCGCCGCCTTGCGCGAGGCGTCGCTGTCGAGCACGCCCGCCAGCACCATCGGCTGGTTGGCGACGAAGCCGACGGTGCGGCCCGCGATGCGGCCGAAGCCGGTGACGATGTTCTTGGCGAAGGCTTCCGCGAGCTCGAAGAAGTCGCCCTCGTCCACGACCTTGAGGATCAATTCCTTCATGTCGTAGGGCTTGTTCGGATTGTCGGGGACCAGCGTGTCCAAGGACATGTCGACGCGGCCGATGTCGTCGAAGCTCGGCCATTCCGGCACGCCGTCGGTGTTGTTGGACGGCAGGAAGTCGATCAGGCGCCGCATCTGCAGCAGCGTCTCGACATCGTTCTCGAAGGCGCCGTCGGCGATCGAGGAGCGCGTCGCGTGCACCGAGGCACCGCCGAGCTCTTCCGCCGTGACGACCTCGTTGGTGACGGTCTTCACCACGTCGGGGCCGGTGACGAACATGTAGCTGGTGTTCTTCACCATGAAGATGAAGTCGGTCATGGCAGGCGAATAGACGTCGCCGCCGGCGCAGGGGCCCATGATGACGGAGATCTGCGGGATCACGCCGGAGGCGAGCACGTTGCGGCGGAACACGTAGGAATAGCCGGCGAGCGCGGCAACGCCCTCCTGGATGCGGGCGCCGCCCGCGTCATAGAGGCCGATGATGGGCGCCCTCGCCTTCATCGCCATGTCCTGCAACTTGGTGATCTTCAGCGCGTGGGTCTCGGACAGCGAGCCGCCGAAC encodes the following:
- a CDS encoding acyl-CoA carboxylase subunit beta, whose amino-acid sequence is MKHILDALEDRRAGAKLGGGEKRIEAQHARGKLTARERIELLLDKGSFEEFDMFVEHRSTEFGMEKTKVPGDGVVTGWGTVNGRKTFVFAKDFTVFGGSLSETHALKITKLQDMAMKARAPIIGLYDAGGARIQEGVAALAGYSYVFRRNVLASGVIPQISVIMGPCAGGDVYSPAMTDFIFMVKNTSYMFVTGPDVVKTVTNEVVTAEELGGASVHATRSSIADGAFENDVETLLQMRRLIDFLPSNNTDGVPEWPSFDDIGRVDMSLDTLVPDNPNKPYDMKELILKVVDEGDFFELAEAFAKNIVTGFGRIAGRTVGFVANQPMVLAGVLDSDASRKAARFVRFCDAFNIPIVTFVDVPGFLPGTAQEYGGLIKHGAKLLFAYSQCTVPLVTVITRKAYGGAFDVMASKEIGADMNYAWPTAQIAVMGAKGAVEIIFRSDIGDPDKIAARTKEYEDRFLSPFIAAERGYIDDVIMPHSTRKRIARALAMLKDKKTEMPAKKHDNLPL